From Arcobacter arenosus:
TGTTTCTTGTCCAGTAAATGGCATTGACCATGAAGAGATAGCTGATGTTACACATATTGTTGAAAACTTAAACGCATTTTTCAAAGGGAATAGAGAATTTTCTAATCTTCCAAGAAAATATAAAGTTGGTGTGAATGGATGTTCTAAAAACTGTATGCACCATGAGATGCAAGATGTAAGTTTCAATGCAGTTAAAAAAGAAAATGGAGAAATTGAATTTGCTGTAAGCGTTGGTGGAGGTTTAGCTTCAAATAGAAGAGTTGCTGAGCATATTGGATATGTAACTGAAGAGCAAATTATTCCTTTAACACAAGAGATTACTAGAATCTATAGAGACCATGGATTAAGAGAAAAAAGAACAAAAGCTAGACTTGGTCACCTAATTGAATTTTGGGGATTAGAAAAGTTTGTTGATACTCTTAAAGAAAATATTGATTTTGAAATCAAAACGCCAAAAGAGATTGAATATACACACTCAAAATATAGAGAACATTTTGGTATTCATGAATCAAAAATTGAAGGTTCAAGTTTTATTGGATGTGCTTTAAATTCTGGACATATTGGTTTAGATGGATTAAACAACTTAATTTCTATTTTTGAAAAGTATGATGCAAAAGCGTTAAAAGCAACAGTTACTCAAAATATTGTAATAACTGATGTGCCATCACAAAATGCAAAAGATATGGCTGATGAATTAGAAAAAGTTGCTATTTCACCATTCCCATCTAATTTTAAAGCAAGAATTCAAGCTTGTACAGGACTTGATTTTTGTAAATTTGCAATCTCTGAAACAAAGGGTGTTGCTAAAAATCTAGTTGAACACTTGGAAACAAAATTTCCTGAGTTTAGTGAAAGAGTAACCATAAGTGTAAACGGATGTCCAAACTCATGTGCCCATCCACATATCGTTGATATTGGACTTATGGGAACAAAAACAAGAGATGAGGAAGGGGTTATGACTGAAGGGTTTGAACTTCTAGTTGGTGGATTTTTAGAAGGTGCTAATTCACAGTTTAACAAAAAAACTGGTATAAAATTTCCATTGAATAAAGTAAATGAAACTATAGAAAATTTAGTCATAGACTACCAAAATTCTGAGTTTTCAAACTTTAGAGACTTTTTATTAACTAAAGCAAAATAAATCTTAGGAGTTAAAACTCCTAGGTTTATTAATATTATCTATAATAAAAATAAGTTAAAATTATTACATGAAAAAAGATATTTTTAGACCATTTTTTGATGAAAATACAAATGTATTAGATTTTATAAGATATAACACCATTGGCAAAAGCAAAAAAGAGTACTTTGATTATACAGCCTCGGGACTTGGATTTAGACAAGTAGAGAATAGAATTAGAGATGTATTAGAAACTTACGCAAATACTCACTCAAAAGAATCTGCTAATGCCAACATTACAAATCAATATTATAATGAAGCCTTAGAATCTTTAAAAAACTCATTAGAATTGAATGATGAATTTTCTATTATCCCTGGTGGTTGTGGAGCAACAGCTGCTATTAAAAAATTTCAAGAATTAATTGGAATATATATCCCACCTGCAACATTAAAAAGATTTAATATAACAGTGGCTAAAAAAAAGCTTCCATTAGTTATTGTTGGTCCCTATGAGCATCACTCAAATGAGATTAGCTACAGAGAAGCTTTATGTGAAGTAAAAAGAATTCAACTTGATAAAAATGGACTAGTTGATTTAAGACAATTAAAGGAAATCTTACAAGAGAATAGACATAGAGAGATAATTGGAAGTTTTTGTATCGCTTCAAATGTAACTGGGATTGTAACACCCTATGAAGAGATTTCAAGATTACTTAGACTTTACGGTGCAACAGTTTGTTTTGATGCAGCGGCAAGCAGTCCATATATGAATATCCCTTGTGAACTATATGATGCCTTATTTATCTCTCCCCACAAACTTTTAGGAGGTCCTGGTAGTTGTGGTATCTTAGTTGTTAGGAACTCTTTAATTGACAATTCCCTTGCTCCATCTTTCGCAGGTGGTGGTACAGTTTCATATGTAAACTCACAAATGCAAGAGTATGAAAAAGAGATTACAACTAGAGAAACAGCTGGAACACCGGGAATATTACAACTAATTCGTGCAGCACTAGCATATAAGCTTAGAAATGAGATTGGTTTTGAGTTTATTTGTGACCAAAAGAATATGTTACTAAATCACTTCTTAGAAGAGATAAAGAAAATCCCAAATATAAAAATCTACGGGAATCTTGATTCAAAAAATATTGGGATTATCTCTTTTAATATTGAAGATATAAATCCATATGATATCTGTGAAAGGCTTTCTGAAAATGATGGAATTCAAACAAGAGCAGGTTGTTCTTGTGCGGGACCTTATGGACACGATTTATTAGGCTTTAACACTAAAGAAGAGATTAAACAAAAGCCAGGTTGGATTAGAATTTCAATACATTATTCACAAACCTTAGAAGATATTGATAATCTTCTAAAAGCTTTAAATAAATCTGTAGTAAAAGCAAGTAATCTAAAATAAATTAGATTACTCATTTAACACTTTCTGTAACTTAGTTTCTTGACCATCACTTACTTGTTTATGTACATTTATTATAGGTTTAACATGGGCTTCTCTTCCTAAAGAAAAACTTTGTTCATCAACAATTACTTTATATGCTTTATTAAGTTGTAGAGCCCTTTTTGCAGTTGGCATTATCAAATAAGCAATATCCCTTTTTAATTTTTCAATCTCTTTTTCTTTTAACTTCCAATACTGTTTTTGATAAGCATGTGGATTTTCTAACTTTTCATCTAAATCTTTTTGAATATTTTCTTTATCTTCTTCCCAGCCTTTAACAAAAAACTTTTCCATAATCTCTTTATTTTGTCTAAACTCATCCCCAGCATTATTTACTTTTAAATATTGCACATACTCAGTATCACCATTTTTTAGTAATCTATCTGTTATCCCCTCAAGCCCTTTTTGACTCCAATGATACCATCCATTTTGAAAACTATTACCCTCTAATTTTCTTTGAAAAACAAAGGTAGAATCAGCAATTGCTCCAATATTGTTATGACATCCCATACAAAATAGTGTTTCCTCATAACTTTGAGGTCTAAGCTCACCTTCTGCATCTTCAATGAAACCTTGATATTTCCATCCTAAGGCATTATATATACCAACTTCAAAGTCCCCTAAAAATTGATCTAACCTATCTGGATTATCATTTTTTCCTTTTAGTTTTGAAAGACCTAGATTTTTAAGTTCACTATATGAATGCCACCTAACTTTTTTCCCGTATCTAAGCTCTTTCATACGTGGAGTCATAACTATTTTTTCATCTTTATCAATACCAATATATCTAACTGTGTGTAGAAATTCTGTTTGAATTGGATAAAGACCTGGTGCTATCATCACTTTATTTTCTTCAAGAAGTTTTTTAGCCTTTCCAACATAAGTCATTGAGAAACCTGAAATTTTAAAAGTTTCATTATCATATTTTGGTTGGCTCCATTTAAATACAATTTTTTCTGCAATATCAAATTTTCCATTTTGGTTCATATCAAAACCATATTTGTTTTCATCTGTTGCATCAATTTTTACGTCAGCTTGTTTAATCAAAGATTCAACAATAGAAAGATTTAATTTA
This genomic window contains:
- a CDS encoding aminotransferase class V-fold PLP-dependent enzyme; translation: MKKDIFRPFFDENTNVLDFIRYNTIGKSKKEYFDYTASGLGFRQVENRIRDVLETYANTHSKESANANITNQYYNEALESLKNSLELNDEFSIIPGGCGATAAIKKFQELIGIYIPPATLKRFNITVAKKKLPLVIVGPYEHHSNEISYREALCEVKRIQLDKNGLVDLRQLKEILQENRHREIIGSFCIASNVTGIVTPYEEISRLLRLYGATVCFDAAASSPYMNIPCELYDALFISPHKLLGGPGSCGILVVRNSLIDNSLAPSFAGGGTVSYVNSQMQEYEKEITTRETAGTPGILQLIRAALAYKLRNEIGFEFICDQKNMLLNHFLEEIKKIPNIKIYGNLDSKNIGIISFNIEDINPYDICERLSENDGIQTRAGCSCAGPYGHDLLGFNTKEEIKQKPGWIRISIHYSQTLEDIDNLLKALNKSVVKASNLK
- a CDS encoding nitrite/sulfite reductase, coding for MAEKETKAQRVERIKKEKDGLDVIKDIHRYAQTGEEVDPEDIDRFKWYGMYTQNKNLQGEDDNTLYFMLRVKLIGGELTLPQLKVMAEICEKHARGTADFTTRQDLQFHFIKVADLPEVFRLLETVGLSSIFAAGDVPRNVVSCPVNGIDHEEIADVTHIVENLNAFFKGNREFSNLPRKYKVGVNGCSKNCMHHEMQDVSFNAVKKENGEIEFAVSVGGGLASNRRVAEHIGYVTEEQIIPLTQEITRIYRDHGLREKRTKARLGHLIEFWGLEKFVDTLKENIDFEIKTPKEIEYTHSKYREHFGIHESKIEGSSFIGCALNSGHIGLDGLNNLISIFEKYDAKALKATVTQNIVITDVPSQNAKDMADELEKVAISPFPSNFKARIQACTGLDFCKFAISETKGVAKNLVEHLETKFPEFSERVTISVNGCPNSCAHPHIVDIGLMGTKTRDEEGVMTEGFELLVGGFLEGANSQFNKKTGIKFPLNKVNETIENLVIDYQNSEFSNFRDFLLTKAK